In Drosophila yakuba strain Tai18E2 chromosome 2R, Prin_Dyak_Tai18E2_2.1, whole genome shotgun sequence, a single genomic region encodes these proteins:
- the LOC6529459 gene encoding small glutamine-rich tetratricopeptide repeat-containing protein beta — MPDAVQQSFVRSFIDYLKKQVDVMSPDQSESIEVAIQCLQAAFDLGDDVEAVPDADGQEQATTQSSTASAPDGDAVASGSAGVAPNNNIDMFELFQSLYTERNPESLALADSIKNEGNRLMKESKYNEALLQYNRAIAFDPKNPIFYCNRAAAHIRLGDNERAVTDCKSALVYNNNYSKAYCRLGVAYSNMGKFAEAEQAYSKAIELEPDNEVYKSNLEEARNARNQMPPLSRIRDDLNSILAHPLVRNLFSNAELDVEQLQSMIQNPMVMNTIGQQFANMGQMPALPNDMLQMVQSIASQLAAGQQAGGAPNPNANSGNEQQPGNQPPPSI, encoded by the coding sequence ATGCCGGACGCAGTGCAGCAGAGTTTCGTGCGTAGCTTCATCGACTACCTAAAGAAGCAGGTGGACGTGATGTCTCCGGACCAGAGCGAAAGCATCGAGGTGGCGATCCAGTGCCTGCAAGCGGCCTTTGACTTGGGCGATGATGTGGAGGCGGTGCCGGATGCGGATGGCCAGGAGCAGGCCACCACACAGAGCAGCACTGCGAGTGCACCCGACGGCGATGCGGTGGCCAGCGGCAGCGCCGGCGTCGCCCCCAATAACAACATCGACATGTTCGAACTCTTCCAGTCGCTGTACACCGAGCGCAATCCGGAATCCCTGGCCCTGGCCGACTCCATCAAGAACGAGGGCAACCGGCTGATGAAGGAGAGCAAGTACAATGAGGCCCTGCTGCAGTACAACCGGGCCATTGCCTTCGATCCCAAAAATCCGATCTTTTACTGCAACCGGGCTGCGGCCCACATCCGGCTGGGTGATAACGAACGCGCCGTGACCGATTGCAAGTCCGCCCTGGtctacaacaacaactacagcaaGGCGTACTGCCGCCTGGGCGTGGCCTACTCCAACATGGGCAAGTTTGCGGAGGCGGAGCAGGCCTACAGCAAGGCCATCGAGCTGGAACCGGACAATGAGGTCTACAAGAGCAACCTGGAGGAGGCCAGGAACGCCAGGAATCAGATGCCTCCGTTGTCGCGAATAAGGGACGACCTAAACTCCATACTGGCCCATCCCTTGGTAAGGAATTTGTTCAGTAACGCTGAGCTCGACGTGGAGCAGCTGCAGTCGATGATCCAGAACCCGATGGTTATGAATACCATTGGCCAGCAGTTCGCCAACATGGGCCAGATGCCGGCCTTGCCCAATGACATGCTGCAGATGGTCCAGAGCATCGCCAGCCAACTGGCGGCCGGTCAGCAAGCGGGCGGTGCTCCCAATCCGAATGCCAATTCTGGCAATGAACAGCAGCCGGGCAATCAACCTCCACCGAGCATCTAG
- the LOC6529458 gene encoding apoptosis inhibitor 5 homolog, with the protein MDNIERLYKCYEILSEAGEKISEHVDEYTEILKAVKGTSKEKRLASQFIGNFFKHFPDLADTAIDAQFDLCEDDDTQIRRQAIKDLPKLCQGNADATIRVGDTLAQLLILDDPTELQQVNNSLLAIIKLDTKSSITGLFQQIATGDETTRERCLKFIATKLLTMGPTVITKEIEDFIVEEIKKALQDVTADEFHLCMTILGATKLGNTITGHAELVKLATEQAELNNTDTDIIAVDDEVVERFIQCATAAAPYFSKTIKSTAFVAHVCDKLLPIKTWNMIATAVSQDQIQLRLLKVFAEMITNTDKLDNASERINAVYHVLLEYMPLPKLSDEDLGDTPPSFQFSHAECLLYALHTLGKNHPNSLSFVEDAEKLKDFRARLQYLARGTQGYIKKLEEALKGKTGEELKTEENQLKQTALKTTSNINVLIRDLFHSPPIFKHDIVLSWIVPKNNKLGKRHAPITFGEKAAANGKEKDQEPEKKARASNDQKFYSPPSGKYSNKVNQNYGNNNRTRQRGGGGGGGNGGGGGYRNRRFNKY; encoded by the exons ATGGACAACATAGAGCGACTGTACAAATGCTACGAGATTCTGTCCGAGGCGGGCGAAAAAATATCCGAA CATGTGGATGAATATACGGAGATACTTAAGGCCGTGAAAGGCACGTCGAAGGAGAAGCGCCTGGCATCGCAGTTCATTGGAAACTTCTTCAAACACTTTCCAGATCTGGCCGACACAGCCATCGACGCGCAGTTTGACTTGTGCGAGGATGACGACACACAG ATCCGCCGCCAGGCCATCAAAGATCTGCCGAAACTGTGTCAGGGAAACGCAGATGCCACCATCCGAGTGGGAGATACTCTGGCCCAGCTGTTAATCCTGGACGATCCCACGGAACTGCAGCAGGTCAATAACTCTCTCCTGGCCATCATAAAACTGGACACCAAGAGCTCCATCACCGGATTGTTTCAACAAATCGCCACCGGGGATGAAACGACAAGGGAGCGCTGCCTCAAGTTCATTGCCACCAAGCTGCTGACCATGGGCCCCACAGTTATTACCAAGGAAATCGAGGACTTCATCGTAGAGGAGATCAAAAAGGCTCTGCAGGATGTTACCGCAGATGAGTTCCATCTGTGCATGACAATTCTGGGAGCCACAAAACTGGGAAACACTATTACAGGACACGCTGAGCTCGTCAAGCTGGCCACGGAGCAGGCGGAGCTTAATAACACAGACACGGATATCATTGCTGTAGACGATGAGGTGGTGGAGCGATTTATTCAGTGTGCCACGGCTGCGGCGCCTTACTTTTCG AAAACCATAAAATCCACGGCCTTTGTAGCTCACGTTTGCGATAAACTGTTGCCCATCAAGACCTGGAACATGATCGCCACCGCAGTGTCGCAAGATCAAATTCAACTTAGATTACTAAAGGTATTCGCCGAGATGATAACCAACACAGACAAGCTGGACAATGCCAGCGAACGCATAAATGCAGTCTATCATGTATTACTG gaATACATGCCTTTGCCGAAGCTGAGCGACGAGGATCTGGGAGATACCCCGCCCTCGTTTCAGTTCTCGCACGCCGAGTGCTTACTGTACGCATTGCACACACTGGGAAAGAATCATCCAAATAGTTTAAGTTTCGTCGAGGATGCGGAAAAGCTAAAAGACTTTCGAGCTAGATTGCAATATTTAGCAAGGGGAACACAGGG TTATATTAAGAAGCTGGAGGAGGCGCTCAAGGGCAAGACCGGAGAGGAGCTTAAAACGGAGGAGAATCAACTGAAGCAAACGGCACTAAAGACGACATCAAACATCAACGTATTGATCCGGGATCTATTTCATTCGCCGCCCATATTCAAGCATGATATTGTGCTCTCCTGGATTGTACCAAAAAAT AACAAGCTTGGAAAGCGACATGCACCCATCACTTTTGGGGAAAAAGCCGCTGCAAACGGGAAGGAAAAGGATCAGGAGCCGGAGAAAAAGGCGCGAGCATCCAATGATCAGAAGTTCTACTCGCCGCCATCCGGAAAATACTCAAACAAGGTGAACCAGAACTACGGAAACAACAATCGCACGAGACAAcgcggtggtggtggtggcggaggcaatggcggcggtggaggcTACAGAAACAGGCGATTCAACAAATACTAA
- the LOC6529460 gene encoding protein bicaudal D: protein MSSSSNADNGPLPGQSVQDLQMEVERLTRELDQVSSASAQSAQYGLSLLEEKSALQQKCEELETLYDNTRHELDITQEALTKFQTSQKVTNKTGIEQEDALLNESAARETSLNLQIFDLENELKQLRHELERVRNERDRMLQENSDFGRDKSDSEADRLRLKSELKDLKFRETRMLSEYSELEEENISLQKQVSSLRSSQVEFEGAKHEIRRLTEEVELLNQQVDELANLKKIAEKQMEEALEALQGEREAKYALKKELDGHLNRESMYHISNLAYSIRSNMEDNASNNSDGEEENLALKRLEADLSTELKSPDGTKCDLFSEIHLNELKKLEKQLESMESEKTHLTANLREAQTSLDKSQNELQNFMSRLALLAAHVDALVQLKKQIDVKEQGKEGDQKKDELEQQLRALISQYANWFTLSAKEIDGLKTDIAELQKGLNYTDATTTLRNEVTNLKNKLLATEQKSLDLQSDVQTLTHISQNAGQSLGSARSTLVALSDDLAQLYHLVCTVNGETPTRVLLDHKTDDMSFENDSLTAIQSQFKSDVFIAKPQIVEDLQGLADSVEIKKYVDTVSDQIKYLKTAVEHTIDLNKHKIRSEGGDALEKVNTEEMEELQEQIVKLKSLLSVKREQIGTLRNVLKSNKQTAEVALTNLKSKYETEKTIVSDTMSKLRNELRLLKEDAATFSSLRAMFAARCEEYVTQVDDLNRQLEAAEEEKKTLNQLLRLAVQQKLALTQRLEEMEMDREMRHVRRPMPAQRGTSGKSSFSTRPSSRNPASSNANPF from the exons ATGTCCAGCTCCAGCAACGCGGACAACGGCCCATTGCCGGGGCAATCCGTGCAGGACCTGCAAATGGAGGTGGAGCGCCTCACGCGCGAACTCGACCAGGTGTCCTCCGCCAGCGCCCAGTCCGCCCAGTACGGACTGTCCCTGCTGGAGGAGAAGTCCGCCCTGCAGCAGAAGTGTGAGGAACTGGAGACGCTCTACGACAACACGCGCCACGAGCTTGACATCACACAGGAG GCGCTGACCAAGTTTCAAACCTCACAAAAAGTGACCAACAAGACGGGCATCGAGCAGGAGGACGCTCTGCTGAACGAGTCCGCAGCTAGAGAGACATCGCTCAACCTCCAAATCTTTGATCTGGAGAACGAGCTTAAACAACTGCGCCATGAGTTGGAAAGGGTTCGAAATGAGCGCGATAGGATGCTGCAGGAGAACTCGGATTTTGGCCGGGACAAGAGCGACAGCGAGGCGGATCGTCTACGCCTCAAGTCCGAGCTGAAGGACCTTAAGTTTCGGGAGACGCGAATGCTCAGCGAATACTcggagctggaggaggagaacATATCGCTGCAAAAGCAGGTCTCCAGCCTGCGCAGCTCACAG GTGGAGTTTGAAGGTGCCAAACACGAGATCCGTCGTCTCACCGAAGAAGTTGAGCTTTTGAATCAACAGGTCGACGAGCTCGCCAATCTTAAGAAGATTGCCGAGAAGCAAATGGAGGAAGCTCTAGAGGCCTTGCAG GGTGAACGGGAGGCGAAATATGCATTGAAGAAGGAACTGGATGGTCACTTGAACCGTGAGTCTATGTACCACATCAGCAACCTCGCCTACAGCATACGCAGCAACATGGAAGACAACGCCAGCAACAACTCGGACGGTGAGGAGGAAAATCTAGCTCTAAAGCGTCTGGAGGCTGATCTAAGCACCGAACTGAAATCTCCCGATGGCACCAAATGCGATCTGTTCTCGGAGATTCATCTGAACGAACTTAAGAAACTGGAGAAGCAGTTGGAAAGCATGGAGAGTGAGAAGACTCATCTGACGGCCAATTTAAGGGAAGCTCAGACGAGTCTTGACAAATCACAAAACGAGCTGCAGAACTTTATGTCTCGACTGGCCCTTCTTGCAGCCCATGTCGATGCTCTAGTTCAGCTAAAGAAGCAAATCGATGTAAAGGAGCAGGGCAAGGAAGGTGACCAGAAGAAGGATGAACTAGAGCAGCAGCTGCGAGCTTTAATCTCGCAGTATGCCAACTGGTTTACGCTTTCCGCCAAGGAGATCGACGGCCTTAAGACTGATATTGCCGAACTTCAGAAGGGACTTAACTACACGGACGCCACCACAACGCTGCGCAACGAGGTGACCAACCTTAAGAACAAGCTTCTTGCCACGGAGCAAAAGTCACTGGACCTGCAGAGCGATGTTCAAACTCTTACGCACATCTCTCAAAACGCTGGCCAAAGTCTGGGCTCAGCTCGCAGTACTTTGGTGGCGTTAAGCGACGATTTGGCGCAGTTGTATCACCTAGTTTGCACAGTCAACGGAGAAACACCAACGCGCGTTCTGCTCGATCATAAGACCGATGACATGAG TTTCGAGAACGATTCCTTGACTGCCATCCAGTCGCAATTCAAATCGGATGTCTTTATTGCCAAGCCCCAAATCGTCGAGGATCTTCAAGGCTTGGCGGATTCCGTGGAAATTAAGAAGTATGTGGATACAGTCAGCGATCAGATCAAGTATCTTAAGACGGCTGTTGAGCATACCATTGATTTGAATAAACACAAAATCCGCTCTGAGGGTGGCGATG CTCTGGAGAAGGTCAACACAGAGGAGATGGAAGAACTGCAGGAGCAGATAGTCAAGTTGAAGAGCCTGCTGTCCGTGAAGCGCGAACAGATTGGAACTCTGCGCAACGTGCTCAAGTCAAACAAGCAAACCGCTGAGGTGGCCCTAACCAATCTCAAGTCGAAGTACGAGACCGAGAAGACCATTGTCAGCGACACCATGTCCAAGTTACGTAATGAGCTCAGGCTTCTTAAGGAGGATGCAGCCACTTTCTCAA GCCTGCGTGCCATGTTCGCCGCTCGATGCGAGGAGTATGTGACCCAGGTGGATGATCTCAACCGCCAGTTGGAAGCAGCAGAGGAGGAGAAAAAGACTCTAAACCAGCTGTTGCGCTTGGCTGTCCAGCAGAAGCTAGCACTCACTCAGCGACTCGAGGAGATGGAAATGGACCG CGAAATGCGTCATGTCCGTCGGCCGATGCCCGCCCAGCGTGGCACGAGCGGCAAGTCCTCCTTCAGCACGAGGCCTTCGAGCAGGAATCCAGCAAGCAGTAACGCCAACCCATTCTAA